In Sus scrofa isolate TJ Tabasco breed Duroc chromosome 12, Sscrofa11.1, whole genome shotgun sequence, the DNA window GGCAAGGAAGACTATGTCTGACTATGTCTGGGGTGAACTTAGTATTTCCCTGCCCGTACCAGAGATGAGTAGAGAGcacagcaattttttaaaaaggcaacacTAGTGAGACTCCTCAGGAATGAGAATGTGGGTAGTCTTACTAGGTGAAGACCAGAGCCAGTGATCTGACAGCTCTCCCAGAGATCTAAGCATCAAATATGTGGTCAtccctcctctgagctccagtGTTCAGGTAACACctccttttgccttttgtccCCCTAGTTGAGAGAGGATGTAACTTCTTTCTGAAGTCTTTAGTCTCTGGGTTATCTCAGAatcttttttcaccttttatttcccccttttctcttggGGGATATACCTAAATCTCTAATTCCCTATGTTAAATCTTCTTGATTTCAGCATACCTGTTGTACTGTCTGTTTCTGGAGTAGGTCCTTACTGACATTCCAGTTATATAATAGTTGTCATATCCAGTATGATTATGCATAGTCATGATCTATTACAGTTTAGAGACTAATATTTTCCtatcttcattttgctttccaCCAGTATTCATTGGGTGCACTTTATTTGACCACGACTGTGAAAGGTATGGTAACATGTTAAGACAGCTCCTGACTTAAGAGGCATGCAACTTTAAACATAGGCGTCAAGTAAAAATGACATTTGAGTAGTGATTTCTAGCCTTAATATGCTGAACCATTGTGATCCTTATACCTTATGACACTAGCAGAGCAGGTATTATCTTTACTATGTGGGTGTAGAAGCTGAGCTTCAGTCTTTCTCAGCTTTCCTGTAACAGTCACTTGCTTAGCTGGGCGATGAACCCCATATTcctgccaaaacaaaacaatgtgtgCAAAGTGGTAATTTCACTAACATGACTCATAGTTGCTATAAGATTTCTGAGAAGAGGAATTTCTCGCTGGAAATTGCGAAGGCAGCTTTTTGGAGGGGGATGACATTGGGGGTGCATTTCCAAGCGCATCCTAATTGGGGACTGTAGCCTCCAATGGATGACTTCACGTTGGTTTTAAGGAGATTCTCTTGCTGAAGAGTTTCCCCAGAGCAGCCTTCATGTCCCCATTTCTCAGTGTGTAGATAAAGGGATTTAACATCGGGGTCACGGCCATGTACATCACAGTCATCACTGCATCCTTGAGGCTGTAACTCGTCAGAGGGCGGAAGTACATGCCCATGACTGTCCCATAATACAGAGAAACAACTGTGAGGTGGgacccacaggtggagaaggctttgcgcACACCCTTGGTGGATGGAACTCGTAGGACCGTGGAAAACACCAGAACATAGGAGATGATGATACATAGTAATGGCACGGAGAAAACACCAACCCCCACGTACATAATCTTCACGTTGAAGTGGATGTCGGAACAGGACAGCTTGAGCAAAGGAGCAATGTCACAGTAGAAGTTGGCCACTTCCTTGTTTGCACAAAAGGAGAGACGAGCCGTGAGCAGAGTGTGGAGGAGAGCATTGGCATTTCCAACCACCCAAGATCCAGCAACTAACAGGACACAAGCCCGTGGGCTCATGATTGTTGTGTAATGAAGTGGGCGGGTGATGGCCATGGCACGATCATATGCCATAGCAGCCAGGATGTAGCTATCCGTGTTAGCCAAGGCAATCATGAAATACATCTGTGTTAGGCATCCCCCAAAGGAGATGGCCTTGCTGTGCAAGAGATAATTAACCAGTGTCTTAGGGATGGTTACAGAGGATAAGAAGATGTCGACAAAGGAGAGGTTGGCCAGGAGAAGATACATGGGGTTGTGAAGGCGACTGTTGCAGCAgatggccaggatgatgagcaggtttccagtCACTGTGATGGGGTACATGAAcaggaagaggatgaggaagagggttTCCTGTTCCTGATGACCACTGACTCCCAGCAGGATGAAATCCAGGGCAGAGGATTGATTTTCTTCCGTCATCGCTCCTTTGTgaagaagggaggagaagaaTCCAGAATTATTAGGGACGCACTGTGTCTAACACCTTCTGTATTCACCACATTAGGTCATCTGTGTTTATACTTGGACATGCTGCATCCAAAGACAGCTAATACTGGTGGAAAAGCATCTCTGTTCATCAGTTGGACTCACTGTCAGAAAGCCATTTACCCATGTCTACGACGTGGTCATTGTGAATCAGAAGTGCCCATCCTCCAGAGGCCAGACACCTTGGATTTTAGTATTTAACagataattaaacttaaatttgcAAGTGTTAGATACGTTGTTAGGCCTCATGCCAAAACCACGAACATGTCAAAAATACAGtttgtgtattcatttattcaatatctATGACATAGTCTCTGCTATGAAGAAACCAGGTTCtcacactaattttttttatgcATTATAGGGAAAAGACAGCATTTTGGAGTATTTGAGGAAGGCATTTCATTACAAAGAATGTGTTATACATGGAGCATCCTGGAGAATTCGGTTGTTCTACTGACTGATCCCAGAAGTATTAGGTGTCTACACTGGTGTTATATGATTGTTAATCCGAGAGAAAACTGGGAATGGATTCTAGCAAAGCAAGCCTAGTCACATTCCTCCCCAAGTATCCTGTTTTCAAAGTGTATTTTTACTATGTGTCTTTTCTAAACCCTTAGGTGTATGTAAGTAGAAtgcttttctctttggtttttccCTTCCTTGGCTTCATTATTTCCTCGAAGGAGTCATTCGGTTCTATAATGTCTTCAGCTGCTGCTTAGTCAGGTCTATATCTGTCGATGTAACCTCTCATTCCTCTGATTCCACATTTTTCACACTCTAACATGCCCAGCCGAACCCCATCCACTGCACACCCAACCTAAATAGTTGGCAAGGTTTTTTGAAGAGGAAAGCTattccttgtttattttcatcTCCTGCAGAGAGGCTCTTGTGAAGTACTGTTCATTTTGTGTACCAATCAGCTTGCACTCAGTATTTCTTGAATTATATCCAGGTTTACCATATGGGCTTCCCACATGTGGGGTGCTCTCAGGCACTCTCATCCTTCACTTCTCCATCCtgtcttcttgatttcttcatttaaaataatttgtatctatCTCAGcttttccactttctgtctcAGTGCTGTAGTTTTGACCACcatcattttctctctgaaatatTGAAATGCTGCCTTACCGGCTAGACTCCTGGTTCCCTCCTCTTTGGTATCTTGCACTTCATGGCCTTGCTAAGTGTTGGAGAGACTGCTAGCTGCTCACCCGAGTCTACTGGGTTTGCTTGTTGGGCACTCAGCTAGACTCTATTTCCTGGCCTCTATGTTGTGGACATGTAATTGAGTTCTAGCCAGTTTACCTGTGTGTTCCGGTTCTGGGCTTGCTCCTTTGCCCTTGTGTCAGTTGAATTAAAATGGCCAGGAGGCTGAATGGATGGTGGGGGTCACAGGGTGGAATGAGCCTGTGTCTTTAGTTCTCTACATCCAGGAGAGCTACGACTCACCAAGAAGACACCTACTGGAATTGTCACATaggagagaaataaacttttattcttttaaaccaTGACAtattatttgttgttattgtctttttagggctacagctgtggcatatggaggtgcccaggctaggggttggattggagctacagctgccagcctatgccacagcagcacaggatcagagccacgtctgctacctacaccacagctcacagcaaatctggatccttaaccctctgagcaaggccagcgatcgaacctgcgtcctcatggatgccggtcagatccatttctgctgagccatgatgggaaatccccttacacatttttttatccatttgttaTTGTAGTCCATTAGGTCCAAGtaattcacatttttctaaagaacctCTACTCAGCAATGAATTCAACCTCTAACTAATTCGATCACCAATTCTCATTGtctcccattgtatatatgaatgaTATGGGAGGACTTGGGATGCAGATCGAACTAACTTTTCCCTAAGTGTGATGTGCTTTTTCACCTTTGCACCCAAAGGAATTTATTTTCACACTTCCTTGAAATGCCCTTAACTTAAGCCCGCTGCATAAAACACTTGAAGGGTTTCCCTGTTCGTCAACAGAGcagtataaacattttttttttttggtcatgtaaGAAGTAGAAAGCAAAGAGCAAAATGGAGCAAATGCACAGAAATTATGGTTGTCTACAATGAAAATGTAAGGGAATACATGGATAAACTAATTCTTTTCAGGAAGTTAGCTATatataaatcaatattaaaaataatcagtcCTGGAGTGCAGTGcagtgcagtggttgacgaatctgactgggaaccatgaggttgcaggttcgatccctgcccttgctcagtgggttgataatctggcattgccgtgagctgtggtgtaggtcacagacgcagctcggatcctgtgttgctgtggctctggcataggccagcggctatagctgcgattcgacccctagcctgggaacctccatatgctgcaggagcagcccaagaaatggcaaaaagacaaatcatcatcatcatcatcaatccTGTTCCAGTACTTCAGTAACAATGAATTACAAATTATAATTTCAGAAAACCCCTATCCACAGTAGCAAGAGAAATTTTAGATTCTAGAATAACTCTAACAAAAGAGCTTCAAGAGTGGTGTCAAATAGGAGTtgccgtcacggctcagtggttaacgaatccaactaggaaccatgaggttttgggttcaatccctggccttgctcagtgggttaaggatccagcattgccacgggctctggtgtaggtggcagatgtggctccaatcccccgttgctgtggctctggcaaaggcttgGCAGCTActgctttgattcgacccctagcctgggaacttccatatgccacgggagcggccctagaaaaggcaaaaagaccaaaaaataaaaaataaaaaaataaagtgttgtcAAATATTACAAAACtttatttaatgaaagaaaaatgacctAAAGTAATGTGGAGATAAGCACTGTTAATAGGAAAACTCAGTTCTCCAGTTAATCTGTGGATTTGGTGCAATCCAATCCTTTACACATAGGATATAGCAAACTTATCCTAAAATTTGTGTAGAGGAATGAGGATCCAACAAGAGCTAAATTAATTTCAGACAAGAAGGAATAAGAAGAATGGAACTACCTTATCAGGTATAAACATGACTTACTCTGATAATACAAACAGTACAGTTATACTGTTAGAAGGACTGAAAAATAAACTATGTAACAGACTAGGGAGCTCAGCACAGACCCAGCATTTATGAGAAACTGCTCTATGACACAGGGTGGTATAGATTGAGCAGGAAAAGGATGGACTGTGTATTTAGCAGAGAGTTGTGGGATAACTGGATacccatttataaaaataatactgaaaaatagTATCTAGAGAATTCATTGAAGGAACAAAACTTCAAAAttgtagaagaaaaaagagaacatgtGTTTATAATATGTAGGTAGGACTTGATTTCTTAAACTGAACACAAAACATGAGACAATACTGTAAAATTTAATTACCTTCAAACCAAAgcatttgtatgaaaacacaacccAAAAGAGGGGGCAAGACAGATCATGGATTGAACAAGTTATTTGCTCCACATATATCAGTAAAGGATTAGTATTTGGAATATGCATGAGTCCTATAATCTAGGAAGAAAGGAACCAAAAATATAGTAGGAAATCACAGGCAAAGATGAGAACAGGCAAGTCATAGAAGGGGAAGCTGATGTGGTCAATAAGCAAACGAACAAAAAAGACattcaactaaattaaaaatcaatttaaattgtTCATTCAGAGGGTATACAAGTATAAGAGTCTGATAATTTTAAGTGTtgggaagaaatggaagaattagtattgccATTTCAGGAAAAATTAGCCCATCTCTGGAAGAGTTGGACTTCGTACACccgtgatccagcaattccacgtcTAGATGAGACCCTAGAGAAACTCCGACATATGTGTTCAAGGAGAAAAGGATGAGTGTTGTCATATAGGAATCTTAGATGTGGCCTCCATACAGAGAAATGGTTAAGTAAATTGTGCCCATTTCCTGTTAATGAATCCTGTACAGCAGTAAAGACTAACTGAATTCATATAGTGAAAGCGAGCGAATTCATATAGTGTAAGCGAGCGAATTCAAatagacaaatttttaaaaataggatggaACAAAGCAAGTTACTGGAAGATATAGTCCACATCAtacaatatatacacactttaatacataaaaatacaacacacgcatatgtagtaaaaatataaatcctAAATGGGAATATACTGTCCACCCAAGAGATTGCAGTTATCTCTGGAATGTGagggagaaaaatgtaattttggatggaaaaaaaaagtattttcgaATGCATCTGtaatattgatttctttttaaaaaaatgtgaagctAATTCGACcaaatcttatatttttaaaatctagatgATGAGTTTTGGttatgtttctttctctgtcattctGATGTTTTAGTACTATCATcagcaaatttaatttaaaattaatatttcacatGTGGAGTGATATTTGGTCTAGAGAGTGGCCATGGAGTTGGATTACGCAGGTACATTTTTCACTGAATGCAGGAGATAAAGAGAGTGTTCCTTGTGaagaggctaaaaaaaaaaaaggaagctatttACACCGGGAAGGGGGATCCAGAGGCCAAATACAATGCTCATCTAGACTTATTTATAGAGACGTCTGCTTACTGGACCCCAAActgtatttataaaatgcaaatgtgatTGTGTCTGTCTCTCTAAATTTACTCCTTGTCTAGGCAT includes these proteins:
- the LOC100627793 gene encoding olfactory receptor 1A1-like, coding for MTEENQSSALDFILLGVSGHQEQETLFLILFLFMYPITVTGNLLIILAICCNSRLHNPMYLLLANLSFVDIFLSSVTIPKTLVNYLLHSKAISFGGCLTQMYFMIALANTDSYILAAMAYDRAMAITRPLHYTTIMSPRACVLLVAGSWVVGNANALLHTLLTARLSFCANKEVANFYCDIAPLLKLSCSDIHFNVKIMYVGVGVFSVPLLCIIISYVLVFSTVLRVPSTKGVRKAFSTCGSHLTVVSLYYGTVMGMYFRPLTSYSLKDAVMTVMYMAVTPMLNPFIYTLRNGDMKAALGKLFSKRISLKPT